In Phreatobacter stygius, a genomic segment contains:
- a CDS encoding ABC transporter permease subunit, translating into MRHVLAALGIALAASLLVLVTANDFYLRILFSVCVYFLCASGMNVLLGFAGQKSLGQAGLFAAGAYAVAMLTTSLDMNPWAALAAATVISAGFGVLIAAPSLRVRGPSLAMVTLAFGIVVEKLVTEASDLFGGAMGIYAIKPLTLAGEPFTMAQWVWFAIALSLAVHLLLRNVLIGRLGRALLSIQADEVAASAMGVPVLRYKVLAFVIAATTCGLAGALVAQQNQYINSDFITFNLSIFILLTVLFGGAGSLIGPLLGALTLTVLSAFLARWAWIEHFANGALLLFALYVMPQGLAGVLSGLSRRLFGERLSGDVTVPLADPTGAALPVRDGKAARPDAPLLVATNLSKSYGGVKPARDVSAVLTAGHIHALIGPNGAGKSTFINMVSGIIRADEGRIEFRGSDIGRQSTHAICRGGVARTFQNLRLFRELSVIDNVLIGQHGRMRNGFLTSLFGLPSSRREERSARERVARILAFLDLTGVAGAPAGSLAYGLQRRVELARALATEPEVLLLDEPAAGLNPQETEELGQLLKRIRDQGITILLVEHHMDLVMAISDHVIVLDYGEKIAEGPPAAMQRDPRVIAAYLGVDEADEAAAQDGTPALGLAGDLAGSNLAGHR; encoded by the coding sequence ATGCGCCATGTTCTCGCAGCGCTCGGCATCGCGCTTGCCGCCAGCCTCCTGGTCCTGGTCACCGCCAACGACTTCTACCTGCGCATCCTGTTTTCGGTCTGCGTCTATTTCCTCTGCGCCTCCGGCATGAACGTGCTGCTCGGTTTCGCCGGCCAGAAGTCGCTCGGCCAGGCCGGCCTGTTCGCCGCCGGCGCCTATGCCGTGGCCATGCTGACCACCAGCCTCGACATGAACCCTTGGGCCGCACTTGCCGCGGCAACGGTCATCTCGGCCGGTTTCGGCGTGCTGATCGCCGCGCCCTCGCTGCGGGTGCGCGGCCCAAGCCTCGCCATGGTGACGCTCGCCTTCGGCATCGTGGTGGAGAAGCTGGTGACCGAAGCCTCCGACCTGTTCGGCGGCGCCATGGGCATCTATGCGATCAAGCCGCTGACGCTCGCCGGCGAGCCCTTCACCATGGCGCAATGGGTCTGGTTCGCCATCGCTCTCAGCCTTGCCGTGCATCTCCTGTTGCGCAACGTGCTGATTGGCCGGCTCGGCCGGGCGCTGCTGTCGATCCAGGCCGACGAGGTGGCCGCCAGCGCCATGGGCGTGCCGGTGCTGCGCTACAAGGTCCTGGCCTTCGTCATCGCGGCGACGACCTGCGGCCTCGCTGGCGCGCTGGTCGCCCAGCAGAACCAATATATCAACTCCGACTTCATCACCTTCAACCTGTCGATCTTCATCCTGCTCACCGTGCTGTTCGGCGGCGCCGGCTCGCTCATCGGGCCGCTGCTCGGCGCGCTGACCTTGACGGTGCTCTCCGCCTTCCTCGCCCGCTGGGCCTGGATCGAACATTTCGCCAATGGCGCGCTGCTGCTCTTCGCGCTCTATGTCATGCCGCAGGGGCTGGCCGGCGTGCTCTCCGGCCTGTCGCGGCGCCTGTTCGGCGAGCGCCTCTCGGGCGATGTCACGGTGCCCTTGGCCGACCCCACCGGCGCAGCCTTGCCGGTGCGCGACGGCAAGGCTGCGCGGCCCGATGCGCCGCTGCTGGTCGCAACCAACCTGTCGAAATCTTATGGCGGCGTGAAACCGGCACGCGACGTCAGCGCCGTGCTGACCGCGGGCCATATCCATGCGCTGATCGGGCCGAACGGCGCGGGCAAGAGCACGTTCATCAACATGGTCTCGGGCATCATTCGCGCGGATGAGGGCCGGATCGAATTCCGCGGCAGCGATATCGGCCGGCAATCCACCCACGCGATCTGCCGCGGCGGGGTTGCCCGCACCTTCCAGAACCTCAGGCTGTTCCGCGAGCTCTCGGTGATCGACAACGTGCTGATCGGCCAGCATGGCCGGATGCGCAACGGCTTCCTCACCTCGCTTTTCGGCCTGCCGTCGTCGCGCCGCGAGGAGCGGTCGGCGCGCGAACGGGTCGCCCGCATCCTGGCCTTTCTCGATCTGACCGGTGTTGCCGGGGCGCCCGCCGGCAGCCTTGCCTATGGCCTGCAGCGGCGCGTCGAGCTGGCCCGCGCGCTCGCCACCGAACCGGAAGTGCTGCTGCTCGACGAGCCGGCGGCCGGCCTCAATCCGCAAGAGACCGAAGAGCTCGGCCAATTGCTCAAGCGCATTCGCGACCAGGGTATCACCATCCTTTTGGTCGAACATCACATGGACCTGGTGATGGCCATTTCCGACCACGTCATCGTGCTCGACTATGGTGAGAAGATCGCCGAGGGTCCGCCGGCCGCCATGCAACGCGATCCGCGCGTCATTGCCGCCTATCTCGGCGTCGACGAGGCGGACGAGGCAGCGGCCCAAGACGGCACGCCGGCGCTCGGGCTTGCCGGCGATTTGGCCGGCAGCAATCTTGCGGGGCACAGGTGA